Proteins encoded within one genomic window of Legionella sp. PC997:
- a CDS encoding bifunctional methionine sulfoxide reductase B/A protein, with amino-acid sequence MDDYLDKTASLTPLAKRIICEKATEYPHTGAYNYVMTNGTYLCKRCGLALFRGSSQFSSGCGWPSFDDNIVHAVKQLPDPDGQRMEILCSRCDAHLGHVFTGEYFTQNNLRHCVNSASIDFVADSQVLDTEEAIMAGGCFWGVDHFLKQIPGVLRVEVGYTGGVTLEPSYDQVCQGNTGHYEAVRVIYDKAKTDYHHVLKRFFEIHDPTQKSGQGPDIGQQYQSAVFYYDQEQLAEAETLIQMLQKKGFTVATRLFPVQTFWPAEEYHQDYYAKHQKAPYCHQPVNRFD; translated from the coding sequence ATGGATGATTATCTTGATAAAACAGCCAGTTTAACCCCGTTAGCTAAAAGGATAATCTGTGAAAAAGCCACAGAATATCCTCACACTGGGGCATATAATTATGTTATGACTAATGGCACTTATTTATGTAAACGTTGTGGTTTAGCCTTATTTCGCGGCTCAAGCCAATTCAGCTCGGGGTGTGGCTGGCCAAGTTTTGATGATAATATTGTTCATGCGGTCAAACAGCTACCCGATCCTGATGGTCAACGCATGGAAATCCTTTGCTCACGCTGCGATGCACATTTAGGGCATGTCTTTACGGGAGAATACTTCACCCAAAACAACTTACGCCATTGTGTCAACTCCGCTTCTATTGATTTCGTTGCGGACAGTCAGGTATTAGATACGGAAGAAGCGATAATGGCTGGCGGATGTTTTTGGGGAGTTGATCATTTTTTAAAACAAATTCCCGGAGTTCTGCGTGTTGAAGTGGGTTATACAGGGGGCGTTACTTTAGAACCAAGTTATGACCAAGTTTGTCAGGGAAATACTGGGCATTATGAAGCAGTACGTGTTATTTATGATAAAGCTAAGACTGATTATCACCACGTTTTAAAGCGATTTTTTGAAATCCATGATCCCACGCAGAAATCAGGTCAAGGTCCTGATATAGGTCAGCAGTATCAAAGTGCAGTATTTTATTATGATCAGGAACAATTAGCAGAAGCAGAAACGTTAATCCAAATGTTACAAAAAAAAGGCTTTACGGTTGCGACTCGACTTTTTCCTGTGCAAACATTTTGGCCGGCAGAAGAGTACCATCAAGATTATTATGCCAAACATCAGAAAGCACCGTATTGTCATCAACCAGTAAATCGGTTTGATTAG
- a CDS encoding GNAT family N-acetyltransferase: protein MEFTFRIAKKKDKEEIFGLIKKLAEYEKKKPEEINLTLDKIESHGFGRTKFFNVLLAEYKKKPAGYALFFFSYSAPAGAPVLYIEELFVDELYRNHGLGTALLSNLAQLAIEKGCCRMEGHAFTWNKKAIEFYEFIGAHPRTDLLQFRLSDEHLQKLAAQK from the coding sequence ATGGAATTTACTTTTCGGATTGCTAAGAAAAAAGATAAAGAAGAAATTTTTGGTTTAATCAAGAAACTCGCTGAATATGAAAAAAAGAAACCTGAAGAAATTAATTTGACCTTGGACAAAATTGAGTCTCATGGTTTTGGTCGAACTAAATTTTTTAATGTATTATTAGCTGAGTACAAGAAAAAACCAGCTGGGTATGCTTTATTTTTTTTCTCTTATTCTGCCCCGGCAGGAGCGCCAGTTCTTTACATTGAAGAGTTGTTTGTAGATGAACTTTATCGTAATCATGGTTTGGGCACGGCCTTGTTATCTAATCTTGCACAGTTGGCAATTGAAAAGGGATGCTGTCGCATGGAAGGGCATGCATTTACCTGGAATAAAAAAGCCATTGAATTTTACGAATTTATAGGGGCTCATCCGCGTACGGATTTGTTGCAATTTCGCTTATCCGACGAACACTTGCAAAAATTAGCCGCACAAAAATAG
- a CDS encoding MFS transporter produces the protein MSDQKNLSKDAALKFIILTGIVSLFADMTYEGARSITGPYLALLGANAAVVGFVSGFGELLGYTLRSVSGYLVDRTHKYWALTIFGYTCNLLAVPSLAIAEQWWAAAALIIIERVGKGIRTPARDAMLAHAGHQKGMGWAFGLHEAMDQTGAMIGPLIVALALYFKVEYRYCFALLLIPALFALGTLFLSRWLYPRPQDLEVHHDTLKISGMSMNTAFWLYLSGAALIAAGYADFPLIAYHFQKEDILSPLWIPISYALAKGFNIASAPFLGYLYDRHGFIILVLVSLISCFFAPLVFFGTSTLALLGVILWSIGVCAHESLMRAIIAGMIPKEKRGSAYGIFNTGFGVSWFLGSVLMGVLYDTSILALVIFSISIQLLAFPFMGIVMKKLK, from the coding sequence ATGAGCGATCAAAAAAACCTATCAAAGGATGCCGCGCTTAAATTCATCATCCTCACCGGTATTGTGAGTCTTTTTGCGGATATGACCTATGAAGGTGCACGCAGTATCACTGGACCTTATTTGGCGTTATTAGGAGCTAATGCCGCTGTTGTGGGTTTTGTATCTGGTTTTGGGGAATTATTAGGTTATACACTACGTTCGGTATCCGGCTATCTTGTGGATCGTACTCATAAATATTGGGCGCTCACTATTTTTGGTTATACCTGTAATTTATTAGCAGTTCCCTCATTAGCCATCGCGGAACAATGGTGGGCTGCCGCTGCCCTCATTATTATAGAGCGAGTAGGGAAAGGGATTCGTACACCTGCGCGAGATGCCATGCTTGCTCATGCAGGACACCAAAAAGGAATGGGTTGGGCTTTTGGTTTACATGAAGCAATGGATCAAACCGGGGCGATGATAGGTCCTTTGATTGTGGCTCTCGCACTTTATTTTAAAGTGGAATATCGCTATTGTTTCGCGTTGCTTTTAATTCCTGCATTATTTGCTTTAGGCACTTTATTCTTGTCACGTTGGCTCTATCCTCGCCCCCAAGACTTAGAAGTACATCATGATACCCTGAAAATTAGCGGTATGAGCATGAATACAGCTTTTTGGCTGTACTTATCAGGAGCAGCACTCATTGCAGCTGGCTATGCCGATTTCCCATTAATTGCTTATCACTTTCAAAAAGAAGATATTTTATCTCCACTTTGGATCCCCATTTCTTATGCCCTAGCCAAAGGATTCAATATAGCAAGTGCCCCATTTCTCGGATATCTTTATGACCGACATGGTTTTATTATTCTCGTCCTTGTCTCCTTGATATCCTGTTTTTTTGCACCTTTAGTCTTTTTTGGTACTTCCACTCTGGCTTTATTAGGAGTAATTTTATGGAGTATTGGGGTTTGTGCTCATGAGTCACTGATGCGCGCCATCATAGCCGGTATGATACCTAAAGAAAAACGCGGCTCAGCATATGGAATTTTCAATACAGGTTTTGGAGTATCTTGGTTTTTGGGTAGTGTTTTAATGGGCGTTCTCTATGATACGTCCATTCTCGCTTTAGTTATTTTTTCCATTTCCATCCAATTACTTGCATTTCCTTTCATGGGTATAGTCATGAAAAAACTGAAATAA